The following are from one region of the Lineus longissimus chromosome 19, tnLinLong1.2, whole genome shotgun sequence genome:
- the LOC135502804 gene encoding uncharacterized protein LOC135502804, with translation MFQAVKVAPEDARFHRYVFAESPEDPIKVYELTTVTFGDKPSPTAATIALRHVATENAPDDPEIRRVVEEQFYVDDLTESQRDVEEVSKMKHKLTTTLNTGQFVIRDLLSNKKEICDKQCYPPDEATTVLGTKWNLSEDTLQVKKVNDADTIATKRNLLKKTASYYDVFGILSGVLVRPKIILQKLWTFDVGWDTPISPFDGFNHAVDVKRDLRELDTIKVNRCLIPQRYQGKSPLPRVSLHGFSDASDDAMGMGIWLRWSEKEDDEAELTFVCARARLASLKQVSIPHKEL, from the coding sequence ATGTTCCAAGCCGTGAAAGTAGCCCCAGAGGATGCCAGATTCCATAGATATGTCTTCGCAGAGAGTCCAGAAGATCCAATCAAAGTCTACGAGTTGACAACAGTGACCTTCGGGGACAAGCCGTCACCGACGGCAGCCACCATAGCCCTACGTCATGTCGCCACAGAAAACGCCCCCGATGATCCCGAGATTCGACGTGTAGTCGAAGAGCAGTTCTATGTCGATGATTTGACAGAGTCACAGAGAGATGTCGAAGAAGTCAGTAAGATGAAACATAAGCTTACCACCACGTTGAACACGGGACAATTTGTTATCAGAGATTTGTTGTCTAACAAGAAGGAGATATGCGATAAACAGTGCTATCCTCCTGATGAAGCAACGACTGTACTAGGGACCAAATGGAACCTGTCAGAAGATACGCTACAAGTGAAGAAGGTCAACGATGCTGATACCATTGCTACGAAACGCAACCTCTTGAAGAAAACAGCCTCCTACTACGATGTCTTTGGTATCCTGTCCGGAGTCCTGGTTCGACCGAAGATAATCCTGCAGAAGCTGTGGACATTCGACGTTGGTTGGGACACGCCTATCAGCCCGTTTGACGGCTTCAATCATGCGGTAGATGTCAAACGTGATCTTCGAGAACTTGACACCATCAAGGTCAACCGTTGCCTTATTCCCCAGCGGTACCAGGGTAAATCACCATTGCCGAGAGTCTCACTCCATGGTTTCAGCGACGCCTCCGATGATGCCATGGGAATGGGTATCTGGTTGCGATGGTCCgaaaaagaagatgatgaagctgAATTGACGTTCGTTTGCGCAAGAGCCCGTTTAGCATCTCTGAAGCAAGTCAGTATACCACACAAAGAACTATAA